Proteins co-encoded in one Rhopalosiphum maidis isolate BTI-1 chromosome 2, ASM367621v3, whole genome shotgun sequence genomic window:
- the LOC113551417 gene encoding LOW QUALITY PROTEIN: acyl-CoA Delta(11) desaturase-like (The sequence of the model RefSeq protein was modified relative to this genomic sequence to represent the inferred CDS: deleted 1 base in 1 codon), protein MGVQMRTKTEETAEPLIENNNKESVEEPLKPQPPQKREILWATAIYLTTWHVLAVICTILYWKNVKMATILWSLLVGFIGQFGVTAGVHRFYTHRSYKAKVPLQIILLACYSVAGQYRVTDWVHDHRLHHKFSDTDGDPHNANRGLFFSHIGWLMQRGHPEVFRRSKTIDMTDINNDPLVQFHTKYYWFFKITFCFVLPVLVPIFCWNESWMEAIGISGVLRFVIFTNMTFSINSLAHFWGTKPYDTRIRPVQNMALAILTTGEGWHNYHHAFPWDYRAEETGGNMTNPTTILLDMFAKIGWAYDCKTPSADLVRQVANKHGDGSWSEVPAECK, encoded by the exons atgggAGTACAAATGAGAACTAAGACCGAAGAGACGGCTGAGCCTCTGATCGAAAATAACAACAAGGAAAGCGTAGAAGAACCCCTGAAGCCACAACCTCCACAAAAACGTGAAATATTGTGGGCCACAGCTATATATTTAACCACTTGGCACGTGTTAGCTGTTATCTGTACGATACTTTACTGGAAGAATGTCAAAATGGCTACCATATTATGGA gtctCCTTGTTGGATTCATTGGACAATTTGGCGTAACAGCTGGTGTGCACAGATTTTACACTCATAGATCGTACAAAGCCAAGGTTCCTTTGCAAATCATCCTTCTGGCTTGCTATTCAGTTGCAGGacag tacaGAGTAACAGATTGGGTTCATGACCACAGATTGCATCATAAATTTAGTGACACCGATGGTGATCCCCATAATGCTAACCGAGGATTGTTCTTCTCTCATATTGGTTGGTTGATGCAACGTGGACACCCAGAAGTATTCCGTCGTAGCAAAACCATTGATATGactgatataaataatgatcccTTAGTGCAGTTTCATacaaa atattattggtttttcaaaattaccttttgttttgtattgcCTGTACTTGTACCAATATTTTGTTGGAATGAAAGCTGGATGGAAGCAATTGGAATTAGTGGAGTATTGCGATTTGTGATTTTCACCAATATGACATTTTCAATCAATAGCTTGGCTCACTTTTGGGGAACAAAACCATATGACAC gcGCATAAGACCTGTACAGAACATGGCTTTGGCTATATTAACTACTGGTGAAGGCTGGCATAATTATCACCACGCATTCCCATGGGACTATAGAGCAGAGGAA ACTGGTGGAAACATGACTAATCCAACTACTATTTTGTTGGATATGTTTGCCAAAATTGGATGGGCTTATGACTGCAAGACACCATCAGCAGATCTCGTCAGACAAGTGGCTAACAAGCACGGTGATGGAAGTTGGAGTGAAGTACCAGCTGAATGcaaatag